Proteins encoded by one window of Torulaspora delbrueckii CBS 1146 chromosome 2, complete genome:
- the MET31 gene encoding Met31p (similar to Saccharomyces cerevisiae MET32 (YDR253C) and MET31 (YPL038W); ancestral locus Anc_8.486): protein MAEAGSSHAHMDEGFTPPLKSGKKSASESLQNETKGESEKSSSDEKKYSCSKCKLEFRRTSDLRRHERTHLPVLPNICSQCGKGFARKDALKRHSNTLTCRRNRSKLLSIGGDINEILERAQQTGNGT from the coding sequence ATGGCAGAGGCAGGGTCTTCACATGCTCATATGGACGAAGGTTTCACCCCTCCATTAAAAAGTGGAAAGAAATCTGCAAGTGAAAGTTTACAGAACGAAACGAAAGGGGAGAGTGAGAAGTCATCGAgtgatgaaaagaagtATTCATGCTCGAAATGCAAATTAGAGTTTCGTCGAACTTCAGATTTGAGAAGACATGAGAGAACACATTTGCCCGTACTACCTAATATTTGTTCACAGTGTGGGAAAGGGTTTGCCCGTAaggatgctttgaaaagacaCTCCAATACGTTGACCTGTAGGCGGAACAGAAGCAAATTACTAAGCATTGGAGGTGATATAAATGAAATATTGGAGAGGGCGCAGCAAACGGGCAATGGGACTTAG
- the EGD1 gene encoding Egd1p (similar to Saccharomyces cerevisiae BTT1 (YDR252W) and EGD1 (YPL037C); ancestral locus Anc_8.485) — protein MPVDQEKLAKLQKLSAKNKVGGTRRKMTKKTGSLSSSNKDDTKLQAQLAKFHAVTVDNVAEANFFKDDGNVMHFNKVGVQVAPQHNTSVFYGIPQEKGLQELFPNIISQMGPESIQALTQLSAQLQQAQQAQKGAQGGEEAGNKDESIPELVEGQTFEGEVE, from the coding sequence ATGCCAGTTGACCAAGAGAAATTAGCCAAGTTGCAAAAGTTGTCTGCCAAGAACAAGGTTGGTGGTAccagaagaaagatgaccaagaagactggttctttgtcttcttctaaCAAGGATGACACCAAATTGCAAGCTCAATTGGCCAAGTTCCACGCCGTTACTGTCGATAACGTTGCCGAAGCcaactttttcaaagacgaTGGTAACGTTATgcatttcaacaaagtcGGTGTTCAAGTCGCTCCACAACATAACACTTCCGTCTTCTACGGTATCCCACAGGAAAAGGGTTTGCAAGAATTGTTCCCAAACATTATCTCTCAAATGGGCCCTGAATCCATTCAGGCTTTGACCCAATTGAGtgctcaattgcaacaagcTCAACAAGCTCAAAAGGGTGCCCAAGGTGGCGAAGAAGCTGGAAACAAGGACGAGAGTATCCCAGAGTTGGTTGAAGGTCAAACTTTCGAAGGCGAAGTCGAATAA